One segment of Thermococcus sp. AM4 DNA contains the following:
- a CDS encoding ATPase, T2SS/T4P/T4SS family, whose amino-acid sequence MVEKKKKKELSGSWIDEILGGKSDPLANVLGEKKEEKKPPLPFISEGSPLEEILGGSKKEEPKKPPVPAGNPLEEILKSAEKPKEESPAPSLSAILGGKEGKEKPSERQKKPETPTGVDLLGQILGGSTGTAPSKPKAPARSQPLPLPLPKPKPSLGLQSIIGETKTEELSYGGRAKVLDAYGNVRILKVKGEPVPIYEIRLPKLSKDEENLLKQVRERAITEIQIDPTLIPNYEERRKIFLREVKRMLKEAAPNFSEGRIEVLAELIVQSMLGYGLLDPLVRDDNLEEIMVIGTNKPVYVWHRRFYMCKTNIVFKEERDILNIIERIAREVGRRIDQQNPLLDARLPDGSRVNATIPPISLDGPTITIRKFKKDPLTIIDLIKYGTMNSDVAAFLWLLVDGLGVKPANILVAGGTGSGKTTTLNALAMFIPPSERVISIEDTAELQLPVEHWVRLETRPPNIEGKGEVTMDDLVKNTLRMRPDRIIVGEVRGPEARTMFTAMNTGHNGALYDFSVIQLSDGRFVLIGDLLEELFRKYSDRIETYRDLEYVVLDEEDRFEVVSVGPDLKAGKHVVSRVWRRKVREGEKLIRVRTRTGNEVILTKTHPFFVFSDGDVVRKEAEKLKPGDRVAVMRKPPRPPQRRAIINPEVYAGISDYYLVPNGNGLVKVPNDGIPPEMAQYLLSINSKPVKLVREVNESLSYAVGVLLGDGYISSNGYYISATFDDESYMKAFTSAISEFLPESEPQVKRESAYTVVTYGSRPFAEFLHRAFGIPKGRKESLDVPDLVLSNDDLLRHFIAGLFDADAYIDENGPAVILTTRSENLARKVWYALQRLGIISTVSRVKNRGYKEGVIFRVTVRGVEDLIRFHRSIPLRHSRKREKLEELIRKYRSYRGKRADRVPISPAMLEPLRRRLNLTVSELSRLASSYAGEKVSESLIRHVEKGRMKEIRRSALRGIALALQQVASDLRDKEAWVQAKRLELIAEGDVYWDEVVSVEEVEPEELGIEYLYDLTVEEDHNYVANGILVSNCMGTIHSNSARETIVRLESPPMNVPRIMIPALDIILMQVRFNSRKKGTVRRVTEIAEISGIEGESIQLNKLYKYDPAKDELQPTEVPSRVINELARHTGMSISELEMEREKRKIILEWMMEKGIRSIEEVGHYIKMFYIDEDALIEKIERDSSAQIQEQIRNIA is encoded by the coding sequence GTGGTGGAAAAGAAAAAGAAGAAGGAGCTCTCCGGTTCATGGATAGATGAGATACTCGGGGGCAAGAGCGATCCCCTCGCAAACGTACTGGGTGAGAAGAAGGAGGAGAAGAAGCCCCCATTACCTTTCATCTCAGAGGGCTCCCCGCTCGAGGAAATCCTTGGCGGCTCAAAGAAGGAAGAACCAAAAAAACCCCCGGTTCCAGCGGGCAATCCCCTTGAAGAGATCCTCAAGTCAGCGGAGAAGCCCAAGGAAGAATCACCGGCTCCATCGCTGAGCGCAATCCTCGGGGGAAAGGAGGGAAAGGAGAAGCCAAGCGAGAGGCAGAAAAAGCCCGAAACGCCCACCGGAGTTGATCTCCTCGGCCAGATCCTCGGAGGAAGCACGGGGACGGCCCCAAGCAAACCCAAGGCCCCGGCCAGGTCACAGCCCCTGCCACTGCCTCTCCCCAAGCCAAAGCCCTCCCTCGGGCTTCAGAGCATAATAGGAGAAACCAAAACGGAAGAGCTGTCCTACGGGGGCAGGGCAAAAGTTCTGGACGCGTACGGAAACGTCAGAATATTGAAAGTCAAGGGAGAGCCCGTGCCGATATACGAGATAAGACTACCAAAGCTCTCGAAGGATGAAGAGAACCTCCTGAAACAGGTCAGAGAGCGGGCGATAACGGAGATCCAGATCGATCCCACTCTGATCCCGAACTACGAGGAGAGGAGGAAGATATTCCTCAGGGAAGTCAAGAGAATGCTCAAAGAGGCGGCCCCAAACTTCTCCGAGGGAAGAATAGAGGTTCTGGCGGAGCTCATAGTGCAGAGCATGCTCGGCTACGGCCTTCTCGATCCCCTCGTGAGGGACGACAACCTTGAGGAGATCATGGTCATCGGAACCAACAAGCCGGTCTACGTGTGGCACAGGCGTTTCTACATGTGCAAAACCAACATAGTGTTCAAGGAGGAGAGGGACATACTCAACATCATCGAGAGGATAGCCAGGGAAGTGGGCAGGAGGATAGACCAGCAGAACCCGCTTTTGGACGCCCGTCTCCCCGATGGAAGCCGTGTTAACGCCACGATACCTCCTATAAGCCTCGACGGTCCGACGATAACTATCCGTAAGTTCAAGAAGGACCCGCTAACGATAATCGACCTCATAAAGTATGGAACCATGAACAGCGACGTTGCAGCCTTCCTGTGGCTCCTCGTTGATGGGTTGGGGGTGAAGCCGGCCAACATACTCGTGGCCGGTGGAACCGGTTCCGGTAAGACGACTACCCTGAACGCACTGGCGATGTTCATCCCGCCCAGCGAGCGCGTTATCAGCATCGAGGACACGGCCGAGCTTCAGCTGCCCGTCGAGCACTGGGTCAGGCTCGAAACCAGGCCGCCGAACATCGAGGGCAAGGGAGAGGTCACGATGGACGACCTCGTCAAGAACACCCTCCGTATGCGTCCCGATAGAATCATCGTCGGTGAGGTCCGTGGCCCAGAGGCCAGGACGATGTTCACAGCCATGAACACGGGTCATAATGGCGCCCTCTACGACTTCTCGGTCATCCAGCTCTCGGACGGCCGCTTCGTTCTCATCGGCGACCTGCTCGAGGAGCTATTTAGGAAATACTCCGACAGAATTGAAACCTACAGGGATCTGGAGTACGTGGTTCTCGATGAGGAAGACAGGTTCGAGGTCGTGAGCGTTGGCCCGGACCTCAAGGCAGGAAAGCACGTCGTTTCGAGGGTCTGGAGAAGGAAGGTCAGAGAGGGAGAGAAGCTCATCCGCGTGAGGACGAGGACGGGCAACGAGGTGATACTCACAAAGACCCACCCGTTCTTCGTGTTCTCCGACGGCGACGTGGTGAGGAAGGAAGCGGAGAAACTCAAGCCCGGTGACAGAGTGGCCGTGATGAGGAAGCCCCCAAGGCCGCCCCAGAGGAGGGCAATCATCAACCCCGAGGTTTACGCGGGGATAAGCGACTACTACCTCGTCCCCAACGGAAACGGCCTCGTAAAGGTTCCGAACGACGGCATTCCTCCCGAGATGGCACAGTATCTACTCTCAATCAACTCGAAACCCGTGAAGCTCGTCCGCGAGGTGAATGAGAGCCTTTCCTACGCCGTTGGAGTCCTCCTTGGAGACGGTTACATTTCATCAAACGGCTACTACATCTCGGCCACTTTCGACGACGAATCCTACATGAAGGCATTCACCTCTGCAATCTCGGAGTTCCTTCCCGAGAGCGAGCCGCAGGTAAAGCGCGAATCTGCCTACACGGTGGTAACCTACGGCTCAAGGCCCTTCGCCGAGTTCCTCCACAGGGCCTTCGGAATACCCAAAGGGCGCAAGGAGAGCCTCGACGTTCCAGATCTGGTTCTCTCGAACGATGATCTATTGAGGCACTTCATAGCCGGCCTCTTCGATGCCGATGCCTACATAGACGAAAACGGCCCTGCTGTTATCCTAACGACGAGGAGCGAGAACCTCGCGAGGAAGGTCTGGTATGCCCTCCAGAGGCTTGGAATAATAAGCACCGTCTCCCGCGTGAAGAACAGGGGTTACAAGGAGGGCGTGATATTCAGGGTCACGGTGAGGGGTGTTGAGGACTTAATTAGATTCCACCGCTCGATACCGCTCAGGCACTCGCGGAAGAGGGAGAAGCTTGAGGAGCTCATCAGAAAGTACCGCTCCTATCGTGGAAAGAGGGCCGACCGCGTACCGATTTCGCCGGCGATGCTCGAACCCCTCAGGAGAAGGCTCAACCTCACGGTTTCGGAGCTTTCGAGGCTCGCCTCAAGCTATGCCGGCGAGAAGGTATCGGAGAGCCTCATAAGGCACGTTGAGAAGGGAAGGATGAAGGAAATCAGGCGCTCCGCGCTCAGGGGCATAGCGCTCGCCCTCCAACAGGTTGCGAGCGATCTCAGAGATAAAGAAGCATGGGTTCAGGCGAAGAGGCTTGAGCTAATAGCGGAGGGAGACGTCTACTGGGACGAGGTCGTTAGCGTCGAGGAGGTCGAGCCGGAGGAGCTGGGCATAGAGTACCTCTACGACCTGACCGTTGAGGAGGACCACAACTACGTCGCCAACGGGATCCTTGTGTCGAACTGTATGGGCACCATACACTCCAACAGCGCCCGTGAGACGATAGTGAGGCTTGAAAGCCCGCCGATGAACGTTCCAAGGATAATGATCCCTGCCCTCGACATAATCCTGATGCAGGTCAGGTTCAACAGCAGGAAGAAGGGAACCGTCAGGAGGGTCACGGAGATAGCGGAAATCTCGGGAATCGAGGGCGAGAGCATACAGCTCAACAAGCTCTACAAGTACGATCCGGCAAAGGACGAGCTCCAGCCAACGGAAGTTCCGAGCAGGGTCATAAACGAACTCGCGAGGCACACGGGAATGAGCATAAGCGAGCTGGAGATGGAGAGGGAGAAGAGGAAGATAATCCTCGAGTGGATGATGGAGAAGGGCATCAGGAGCATAGAAGAGGTCGGCCACTACATCAAGATGTTCTACATCGATGAAGACGCCCTCATAGAGAAGATCGAGAGGGATAGCTCGGCCCAGATACAGGAGCAGATCAGGAACATAGCGTGA
- a CDS encoding DUF515 domain-containing protein, giving the protein MAEDIEAKIRRLRELGKASAEPETPPTPVSKPSPKPKPPRRIRRLSNIREREKKRRILIGASILIILILIVSFAAYSWYSSQKAKELRDAKQRKLAELNSYFKGDILKTSYGQATYRELKAKIEAAKSVEELNSIDIKSAYLQVYNKYKAELEEKKRQEELKRLNEAKEQKKTEIKLLFEPLLAQPLPSQIRAHALQIENELLARIDNATSIDVVNSTDPTPYLLQLWREYYTYKVDSIKGDYVVLEFNGHKKIYTKEQAKAILSGIQDYTVLMQYSVKEVQFVKIALLLTRDRVVGGFIEPGAKIMIFAQNATNRQYLQIADLGYVDSVLLPADAGIINLNEQQGSSSSSNSNSNSQSSSSSQNSASAGDTTVSTGGSSSSSSSSSESYSESSSASYYYSVNLGEIMRAISSGKIQGSEEAIKQLENYGDNLLALEKRLQLQNVPNGVPFLVIVEVPSVYVPDVLSHINTVYIGELVEKS; this is encoded by the coding sequence TTAGGGAGAGGGAGAAGAAGAGGAGAATCCTCATCGGTGCCTCAATCCTGATAATCCTGATCCTGATAGTCTCGTTCGCTGCTTACTCGTGGTATTCAAGTCAGAAGGCGAAAGAGTTGAGAGACGCAAAGCAGAGGAAGCTGGCCGAACTGAATTCGTACTTCAAAGGGGACATACTGAAGACCAGCTACGGGCAGGCCACGTACAGAGAGCTCAAAGCGAAGATAGAGGCGGCGAAAAGCGTTGAAGAGCTCAACTCCATCGATATAAAGAGCGCCTACCTCCAGGTCTACAACAAATACAAAGCGGAGCTTGAAGAGAAAAAGAGACAGGAGGAGCTCAAACGCCTGAACGAAGCCAAGGAGCAGAAGAAGACTGAGATAAAACTCCTGTTTGAACCCCTGCTTGCCCAGCCGCTGCCGAGCCAGATAAGGGCCCACGCCCTTCAGATAGAGAACGAACTACTTGCCAGGATCGACAACGCCACCTCAATAGACGTCGTCAACTCGACGGACCCAACCCCCTACCTGCTCCAGCTCTGGCGCGAGTACTACACCTACAAGGTTGACTCAATCAAAGGCGACTACGTGGTTCTCGAGTTCAACGGCCACAAGAAGATATACACCAAGGAACAGGCGAAGGCCATCCTCTCCGGGATCCAGGATTACACCGTTCTGATGCAGTACAGCGTCAAGGAGGTCCAGTTCGTTAAGATAGCCCTCCTCCTCACCAGGGACAGGGTTGTTGGGGGATTCATCGAGCCGGGCGCAAAGATAATGATATTCGCCCAGAACGCCACCAACAGGCAGTACCTTCAGATAGCGGACCTCGGCTACGTTGATTCCGTCCTCCTCCCGGCGGACGCAGGCATAATAAACCTGAACGAGCAGCAGGGAAGCAGCTCCTCGAGCAACTCCAACTCCAACAGCCAGAGTTCCTCAAGCAGCCAGAACTCCGCGAGCGCCGGCGACACAACGGTCTCAACGGGCGGAAGCTCCTCCAGCTCCTCCAGCTCGAGCGAGAGCTACTCCGAGTCATCCTCGGCCTCGTACTACTACTCGGTCAACCTCGGCGAGATAATGAGGGCGATCTCCTCGGGCAAGATACAGGGTTCGGAGGAGGCCATCAAGCAGCTTGAAAACTACGGGGACAACTTACTCGCCCTCGAGAAGAGGCTCCAGCTCCAGAACGTGCCGAACGGAGTTCCGTTCCTCGTGATCGTCGAGGTGCCCTCGGTTTACGTTCCGGACGTGCTCAGCCACATCAACACGGTGTACATCGGCGAGCTCGTCGAGAAGAGCTGA